The Leguminivora glycinivorella isolate SPB_JAAS2020 chromosome 4, LegGlyc_1.1, whole genome shotgun sequence genome segment GTTAAAGAcattaatagaaaaatacattacaatttTACTAAAGTACTGAGCTGGCCTATAACTCTAAACATGTGTGCACAgatagtatttaatttaagtaaacaatatgCGCTAGGGAGGTGAGATGTCTTCTTTTATACTAGGTACAATTAGAGTATAATTAGAGAAAAAAACTCATcagtaaaaataaaacttaaaacaaaGCCATAActactaataatataaaaatatgaaaaatcagCATTGTTCAACCAAAACCTGAGATTTTTCTAACTTGTACTAGTATAAATTATACTAAAACCCATgtgttaaaaataacttaataaATGGTAAAGGGCTTAACGTTTATGAAGTGTAACCGTAAATATCCAGGAAGTATATAttataaagtcgccgtcaatagaacttgtaaacaatgtaaacaaaccttgtagtcaaaatgtttttaattttcattcttactcatcagatactggctaaatccatgtgttatttaattaattcatatcacattatgatcctcaacctttaaaataattaaattgtgctagaatattgatattttatacaatggtttgtttacactgttgacaacacagatgtcatatataccatagatcaagcaaacgtatctacttagcgtgtcgaatgaactcagtgaaatccactgagttgtccgtctttactcgcagcttgcagctttcgggcgtcaatttttgtaagttgatgtcaaccaaaacataaaaaatgcctcgttacgtgatattcaattgcaacaacacaaaaattatgaacaatcaagagcctgagacatatttaaaattacaggcaagaatcaacttcagtacaaaatttgacacgctcggcccctatacaaatatatgaatttgtttcttctatctaaattaagttctgtggttgacaatttctattgacggcgattttagtaACAATAGTAACAGGTAATCTATTAAATTTGATACGCCTATTTTATAATTTTCTGTTTATTTCTCAATTACTTTTACGATTACGCTAGTGGCATCATTGCAtataagaaatatttatttcgtgAATATTAACGGGACAcccaaaataagaaaaaaagttTCACTTTATGAAATACCTATCGAAATTTTCATagatgattattttattgtatgaatCTTAGTATACTAGTCTCTGTAGTTAGTGTCTTCAATCTACGTTGGCAGCTTCGCCGGTGCATATGTcatttaaaacatcaaactacgATGAAATTCTGACCCTTGGGGCTATCAAAACCATTGCAAATTTATCTTGTCTGACTACATACACAGGATACACAAAGTGAAACTTCTCAGAAAACATAACCCACTCCATGCGGTGAAATGATTACTCGTTGGGCGTAGGGCAGCCACACTCTGGAAAACAATTAGACACACTTAACACTTTTGTTAGTCAAACAAACACACCACTAATGCATGGTTATGAATTAACAGCAGCTTCGCAGCATATCACCATTGTACTTTTAAGGATTAGTATGGAAATATTTGTATTATGTCATTGTACAataaacggccataaagaaaAAGAATGCACAccggtttttcgtcttcgtagagcgttgtctctttcttgcttgtgacgttaataggctagtttcctactagtcaaatcagcttctttttatgaactgtcaaaacgatttgctaatatggaattactatgaaatactgaggagtgacgtcacggtcaattcatttactttatatttttcggtttgacttattaaatagaaattatgtttaaaataagtacTGTCCATAttcttcttctaattatgtggtgctttatttcgtgcactgcataaaatattttattttaagaaaaggtgtgatactcaagattggtatcaattaaccaaaaaagctaaacggtccgacattgattatttcaatgttattcagattctcaaatttcgttccgattgattaagttttgaaggaggaaagtgtcgagagcggaacctcgattttcaagattttttttgaaatatcttttgactgagttgttcttaatggacaattttttttcgatgaatctaataacacttgtatatttaactaaaattcccaagttgaaagggagtcctttccattttagcattttcgctaccgtatcctcttaagtataggaaactagcctattgtctctttccaaagaccgatgtgcattctttatggccgtttactgtatGTGGAGGATCTTTGAGTTTGGTGTTTTACCGGTATGGCAATACTACCGAGTCTAGAAAAAGATGGAATCCAATGATGATTACATGTGTTTACTTCTAAAATGGGTAAATCAACAGAAGCAGGCTGCTTTATACAGAAAACATAGAACTGGTGGATTGGGTGCATTGCATCAGCTTGTTATAGTTTTTGTATAAAGCAATTATTTTAGGGCCAATACAGTACAGATTGTAACCCAACTGATAATTGTATGCGGACTGCACACAATGTTGCTTTGACTTAGTGCTAAGTGATGAGCATACATGATGAGGTAATTCAtatcataaatcatttataaccaaaaaaagttatgatatTATTACCTAGCTAAAATGGTGTGTCACACAGCAAACTCTGTCAGACTAACATGAAAGTATATCCGTATTCCCACTGACCTATCAGCCATGCGAGGCCATGCCTCGTGTGCAAATCGTTCGTACCTACTTATGCGGGCACGTTTGCCTGACTGAGGGTCTGAGGCATAGCCACGCGAGACTGCTCGTtcagtgtggacccggctaataaCAGATACAAATATACGCAACGCAAAAGGGCTCTTGTCTAGGCTTTATTTCACAAACTGTTACAGCATTCTCAATATAAATCGTGCAAACATCCTACCTTGGTCGTTATCCTTCACATTCTGCGCAATAAACTCGCGCAGTTCCGAATACGCCTTGTCTAAGTTGTCGTTCATGATGATGATGTGGAAGTTGCCGGGCTCCTTGCctgtaattaacacaaatacTACTTTAGTATTTGTTACAAcgttaaataatagtacattacgatacaactgTGGAAAAgaagaagttcgaaacgagtggcgataaattaatttcgtactttcaagacgttatatctcggaaacgataagagatagaccaaaatggacttcagatttgggctttcggtggcacaatagtgccacacgaattttatattttcgtatatatagacatttttttggaccgatttggatatttttttttttccaaaaaatctAACCCAggtgtaaaatctttattttttgagctagaaggctgaaaaaaattgtatttaggtgtttttgtaatacatttcgggccgctaagaatcagccacataccattgtaatttttttttattaaaaaaaaactaattaaaattttgaaaaacctccgacatagtggaccgattaccatcaaacatggctaagaacactcccgactaattcagctttcaaacaaaaaaaactaaatcaaaatcggttcatccgttccagagctacgatgccacagacagacacacacacagacaaacagacagacagacagacagacagacagacagacagacagacacgtcaaacttataacaccccgtcgtttttgcgtcgggggttaaaaaatcttACACAAATATTTAAAGACCACACAGCACACAACAGCTTGGTGTTGTTGCAAGCAAGCAAAATTGATGCAAGTCATTCAAATTTTGTTAAGATTCCTATAATTGGTGGTGTTGGCCCTCTTGTATTCAAATTGCCAGTTAAAAAAAGAACATTATAGCCAATGAATGACTTATTATTTGAGTATTGCCAAGATGGCAAACATGTGGAAAATAGCCAACAAAAGTGAAAGGAAATTCACTGCCCTATGTCAATATTAATCTAATTTTATACGGGcaacaataattataattttatacgGGTACAATATTAATCtagttataatttaattttatatcccTGATGCGCTGCAGAAACGAGGCAGCCCCATCAATACCCGGAACGCGTTGTTGTACTGGATCCGAAGGGCTCCGTAAGTCCGCTGCGTATAGAATTTCCATAAGCTGCATCATTATTGACTCACTAGGGCTTATGCACACCGCAGTTGTGCTACAACACTGAACATTGTTATCGATCGATACACATGCGATACGTTACTTTGTAGACCTCTGAATTTCCATATCtattaggcagcgttcccacttatgcgtcgcgtgtctcggggcgcgcaaagggcgtccgcgccacgccacctgagtgtaattcaaaaagcgtctcctcagtacattttgtataggaaggacgtaaggcgcaccgccaagcggcgcggcgcgcgccccgtcgccgccacgccacctggggcgcgtcttacgtctttcctatacaaaatgtactgaggcgttttttgaattacactgaagcggcgtggcgcggacgcccgttgcgcgccccgagacacgcgacgctctggtgtggccggtcacttagagcattttttttatactacgtcggtggcaaacaagcatacggtccgcctaatggaaagctgtcaccgcaacctatggacgcttgcaactcaaggagtgtcacatgcgcgttgccaacccattagaaacttgttcactcccttttgctgtgttaagtacacagtacaAGGAGTTATGCAGGACgcttagtgaccggccacaccagagcgtcgcgtgtctcggggcgcgcaacgggcgtccgcgccacgccgcttcagtgtaattcaaaaaacgcctcctcagtacattttgtataggaaagacgtaagacgcgccccaggtggcgtggcggcgaaggggcgcgcgccgcgccgcttggcggtgcgccttacgtccttcctatacaaaatgtactgaggagacgctttttgaattacactcaggtggcgtggcgcggacgccctttgcgcgccccgagacacgcgacgcataagtgggaacgctgccttagggctcagccacgacattggtctaagcgcgacagtggtgagcggcggccatacattggaacgAGACACAGCGATTTTTCATTCACacgggacttttcattcgcacgtatggatgccgctcaccgctgtcgcgcttagaccaatgtcgtggctgggccgttatgcGCCGTCGATGAGCGTTTATATCAGTACtaaaccagtgagctacaacttcggcgttgtcgtcactttcTATCAAGTGccactaaggtcaatcactggccagtttataaaaaaaaatatttcgtaaaaagGGCCGGGTGACGCGTGTTCGATCCATTACGCGGGTTTTGTATCGTGAACAACGCAAACAAACACGTCAGTGGAATGAGAAACACGCTGTTGATGCGCGTGCTTAAAACGTCGATACTTAGCGCGTAAataacatacacacatacatacatacatacataacataggCCCTACATGAATCACAGTCACCATGCAACTTCTTTGCGGGTGAAATAATagattcatcatcctccttgcgttatcccggcatttgccacggctcatggaagcctggggtacGCTTTCAAaactaataccaagatttggcttagatactagtttttacgaaagcgactgccatctgacctaccCGAAGgttaaactagaccttattggaattagtctggtttcctcacaatgttttccttcaccgaaaaataatagattatgatgataataaaaatgtatctcTGATGGTTCAGTGCCTCTTAGAATAGTAGGTCAGTACCATTATGAAAGACTTTTAGAGGATTAATTAAAAATCTCAGCATAATTGAAAATCTTCCCTCTCTTCTCAGCATATcctcactacttttaaaaaaacttgtatcttcgtctgtcaatgaaaagaaaattgtagtaagtatgtatggaatgcatatagacttactgcgttttaactttgaggaacagcgtgagacgagattttttaaagtacTGACGATATTCGTGTCCACTGCTGAACttatgcctctttcatggatttccattccgTTCTATATGCGACGGTTCTGTGCTAGGTCgaattgaaaataatacaataaaaagTATTTACCAAATACAATCTCCTTCATAGCTGTCTCGAGTCTAAGCTTCAATGCGGCATCAGACTCTGTGTTTCGTGCACGCAGGCGTCTCTCCAGCTCATCGATTGAAGGCGGCATCACAAACACCAGCAGAGGGTCGAGGTCTGATTTCTTCACTTGTTTCACACCTTCTATCTCGATATCGAGGACACAGATCTTTCCGGTGCGGCGAAcatcttcaacggctctcttgCTGGAATTATGAAACAACACAgttaatataatttcttgtaagaGGTTGAACCAAACTGAAACATTCACGTTTAAAGATACCAGGGTAtgtagtcgaatggcacaaacgctcacaaaacgaaacgctcgtagatatctatctctatcgctcttgcgtattggcgcgacagagccagactacctttcgcggcgtttcgttttcgtttcgcgtagcagaaatgccattcgcaTAAGGCACCGGGAAAAGTTAGTTTGGGAGTATAAACTGTTAGTGGTATATTTGCCCTAATGTTAGGGCTAGGGGTCACAACTTGTGACCCCTAGCCCTAACATTAGGGCAAATATACCACAacctcggaggaaatatagactggagtagcc includes the following:
- the LOC125225373 gene encoding guanylate kinase isoform X2; its protein translation is MVQKGPRPLVLCGPSGSGKSTLLKRLLKEFPDKFGFSVSHTTRGPRPGEKNGVHYHFTTKDEMLAAIEKGEFLETATFSGNTYGTSKRAVEDVRRTGKICVLDIEIEGVKQVKKSDLDPLLVFVMPPSIDELERRLRARNTESDAALKLRLETAMKEIVFGKEPGNFHIIIMNDNLDKAYSELREFIAQNVKDNDQDLRSL
- the LOC125225373 gene encoding guanylate kinase isoform X1 translates to MVQKGPRPLVLCGPSGSGKSTLLKRLLKEFPDKFGFSVSHTTRGPRPGEKNGVHYHFTTKDEMLAAIEKGEFLETATFSGNTYGTSKRAVEDVRRTGKICVLDIEIEGVKQVKKSDLDPLLVFVMPPSIDELERRLRARNTESDAALKLRLETAMKEIVFGKEPGNFHIIIMNDNLDKAYSELREFIAQNVKDNDQECGCPTPNE